The Paenibacillus macerans genome includes a window with the following:
- a CDS encoding AraC family transcriptional regulator — translation MKSFYQNWKLDPELPMNIFRSQNLSFYPHFHAEIEIIYVESGSLLIGVNEEKRQVKQGDIVICSSSDIHSFDSRDQPSQVLILLFKPEWISPVKGWPQDFRFTSPFISDKDPRFQPIKPCLDRILQERAAGRPGYQMLMKAGVLEVCGTLLRHLQTRRLDTGAKEKLESRRARIQQILSYIEEHYHEELNVSFMSQQFHMEPSHFSRTFKSAIGMNFKTYLNSIRVLTAEQKLLTSDLSIMEIALDCGFTSIRTFNRVFKELRGYIPSTLRNSGP, via the coding sequence GTGAAATCCTTTTATCAAAACTGGAAGCTCGATCCCGAACTTCCGATGAATATTTTCCGCAGCCAAAACCTGTCGTTTTATCCCCATTTCCATGCGGAAATCGAAATTATCTACGTGGAATCGGGAAGCCTGCTGATCGGCGTCAACGAGGAAAAGCGCCAGGTCAAGCAGGGCGATATCGTCATCTGCAGCAGCAGCGACATCCATTCCTTCGACAGCCGGGACCAGCCCTCGCAGGTGCTGATTTTGCTCTTTAAGCCGGAGTGGATCAGTCCGGTCAAGGGCTGGCCGCAGGATTTCCGCTTCACCTCCCCGTTCATTTCGGACAAGGACCCGCGGTTTCAGCCGATCAAGCCGTGTCTGGACCGGATTTTGCAGGAACGGGCCGCCGGCCGTCCCGGATACCAAATGTTGATGAAGGCCGGCGTGCTGGAGGTGTGCGGGACGCTGCTCCGGCATTTGCAGACGCGCCGCTTGGACACGGGCGCCAAGGAGAAGCTTGAATCGCGGCGGGCCAGAATCCAGCAGATCCTTTCCTACATCGAAGAGCACTATCACGAAGAATTGAATGTCAGCTTCATGTCGCAGCAGTTTCATATGGAGCCGTCGCATTTCAGCCGAACGTTCAAGAGCGCCATCGGCATGAATTTCAAAACCTACCTCAATTCGATCCGGGTGCTCACCGCCGAGCAAAAACTGCTGACAAGCGATCTGAGCATTATGGAAATCGCGCTGGATTGCGGCTTCACCAGCATTCGGACGTTCAACCGCGTCTTCAAGGAGCTGAGGGGATATATCCCCTCTACTTTGCGAAATTCCGGGCCGTGA
- a CDS encoding YkvI family membrane protein: MVERWFKIFQIAATYIGTVVGAGFASGQSIMQFFTVYGPVGAVGVAIATFLFMWLGTKMMVVAHRIKAFSYQEFNEHLFGPVLGKLANALTLLILLGVTAVMLSGTGSIFEEQLHLPYQLGIVLSIVLAYWVMTKELNGIVAVNALVVPMMLLFTCLIAINVIEPGGITRITDWQRQQLQDYGWVLSAFVYVALNFAFAQAVMVPLGSEVKEESTLKWGGIWGGIGLGAMLLTYHFAINARMPGIMELEIPMAEIVRGLGVFPHVLFLLVIYGEIFTTLIGNVFGMTRQIQSLFPLPKNAVILAVLLACFLISQVGFASLLTYLYPLFGYIGMLLLALLAFRRPPQPDGPPLDGPPANPPAEHPGLTGRLGIPFSAAPAYEQRSSDRRQERPEKENQDQRDGDIKPSAKDEMQ, translated from the coding sequence ATGGTTGAGCGATGGTTCAAAATATTTCAAATTGCCGCAACTTATATCGGCACGGTCGTTGGCGCCGGATTCGCCTCGGGCCAGTCGATCATGCAGTTTTTTACCGTTTACGGTCCCGTGGGGGCGGTGGGGGTAGCCATTGCTACATTTCTGTTTATGTGGCTCGGAACGAAAATGATGGTGGTGGCTCACCGGATCAAGGCGTTCTCCTATCAGGAATTTAACGAGCATCTCTTCGGGCCGGTTCTCGGCAAGCTCGCGAATGCGCTGACTTTGCTGATCCTGCTTGGCGTAACCGCGGTGATGCTGTCCGGTACGGGCTCCATTTTTGAGGAGCAGCTGCACTTGCCTTATCAGCTCGGAATTGTTCTGAGCATCGTGCTGGCCTATTGGGTGATGACCAAAGAGCTGAACGGGATCGTGGCGGTCAATGCGCTGGTCGTGCCGATGATGCTGCTGTTCACCTGCCTGATTGCGATTAACGTCATCGAGCCGGGCGGCATCACCCGGATCACGGATTGGCAGCGCCAGCAGCTGCAGGATTACGGCTGGGTGCTGAGCGCGTTCGTTTATGTGGCGTTGAACTTTGCCTTTGCGCAGGCGGTGATGGTGCCTCTCGGCAGCGAGGTCAAGGAGGAAAGCACGCTGAAGTGGGGAGGTATCTGGGGCGGCATCGGCCTTGGCGCAATGCTGCTGACCTACCATTTTGCCATCAATGCCCGCATGCCGGGAATCATGGAGCTGGAAATCCCGATGGCGGAGATCGTACGCGGTCTGGGGGTTTTTCCGCATGTGCTGTTCCTGCTGGTCATTTACGGGGAGATTTTCACCACCTTGATCGGCAACGTGTTCGGCATGACCCGGCAAATCCAAAGCCTGTTCCCGCTGCCGAAAAACGCCGTTATTCTGGCGGTGCTGCTGGCCTGCTTCCTGATCAGCCAGGTCGGTTTTGCTTCGTTGCTGACCTATCTGTACCCGCTGTTCGGTTATATCGGCATGCTGCTGCTCGCCCTGTTGGCGTTCAGACGTCCGCCGCAGCCTGACGGCCCGCCGCTTGACGGCCCGCCGGCCAATCCGCCCGCCGAACATCCCGGCCTAACCGGCCGGCTGGGCATCCCGTTTTCCGCCGCCCCCGCGTACGAGCAGCGATCAAGCGACCGGCGGCAGGAACGTCCGGAAAAAGAAAATCAGGATCAGCGTGACGGAGATATCAAACCTTCCGCCAAAGACGAAATGCAGTAA
- a CDS encoding response regulator transcription factor, whose amino-acid sequence MYQVMIVDDEPKLRTGLKTLIPWESLGYEVAAAAAGGNEALRLLQGNIPDLLIVDIRMPGMDGLQLIQEIRSLGFAPHFLILSGYADFEYARKALEFGADGYLLKPVNKEELTAKLQQLSRKLEQERREDWLKNGTLTKEWLVYSLLTGQLREGEDRLREMAEQAGLLWPCYEIVLVGLDVAEPERAEALLHFRTKLASAFKDGGRGIVFGIAPYTVILNNGPLRSEPDRKRLYRELRMLAGEWSGQMDAAAGGAVAELQRVGQSYKAAETLLERRFFYAPGNLLGPDTPRDFAGIPQTGLRGDRMDEGELAFRLFYFADVGDAGALEPLLASALRQWAAEGAGETEIKQKLFQAANEVIRKVPLELRSQPEHSLEPAAFLSGIYEQRHIRGLFDYVLRFLEKLAMSADDPDQDQEIKRLLDFIHRHYHENLRLEMMAGLFNYSSAYLGQLFKKKTGEYFNAYLDKVRIQKAKELLARGMKVYEAAERVGYANANNFYEKFKKLEGRCPSEYRHKPY is encoded by the coding sequence ATGTATCAAGTGATGATCGTGGATGATGAACCGAAGCTGCGCACAGGTCTGAAAACGCTTATTCCGTGGGAGAGCTTGGGGTATGAGGTGGCGGCTGCGGCGGCAGGCGGAAACGAAGCGCTTCGCCTGTTGCAAGGCAATATTCCCGATTTGCTGATCGTTGACATTCGAATGCCCGGCATGGACGGGCTGCAGCTTATTCAGGAAATACGCTCTTTGGGTTTTGCGCCGCATTTCCTGATTTTAAGCGGGTACGCCGATTTCGAATATGCGCGCAAAGCGCTGGAATTCGGCGCGGACGGGTACTTGCTGAAGCCGGTCAACAAGGAGGAATTGACCGCCAAGCTGCAGCAGCTAAGCCGCAAGCTGGAACAGGAGCGGCGGGAGGATTGGCTTAAAAACGGAACGTTGACGAAGGAATGGCTGGTTTACTCCCTGCTGACCGGACAGCTCCGGGAAGGCGAGGACAGGCTCCGGGAAATGGCCGAACAAGCCGGCCTGCTGTGGCCCTGCTATGAAATCGTGCTCGTCGGGCTGGACGTTGCCGAGCCGGAACGGGCCGAAGCCCTGCTGCATTTCCGGACGAAGCTGGCTTCCGCTTTTAAGGACGGCGGGCGGGGGATCGTGTTTGGGATCGCGCCTTATACCGTGATTTTAAACAATGGACCGCTGCGGAGCGAACCCGACCGAAAGCGGCTTTATCGCGAGCTGCGGATGCTTGCGGGCGAATGGAGCGGGCAAATGGACGCCGCCGCCGGGGGAGCCGTGGCCGAGCTTCAGCGCGTCGGACAATCGTACAAGGCGGCCGAAACGCTCCTGGAGCGCCGTTTTTTTTACGCGCCGGGAAACTTGTTGGGCCCGGATACGCCCCGGGATTTTGCCGGAATCCCGCAAACCGGGCTTCGCGGGGATCGGATGGATGAAGGGGAGCTGGCGTTCCGCCTGTTTTACTTCGCGGATGTCGGCGATGCCGGAGCCCTGGAGCCGCTGCTGGCGTCAGCCCTGCGGCAGTGGGCGGCCGAGGGAGCCGGGGAGACGGAGATCAAGCAAAAGCTGTTTCAGGCGGCGAACGAGGTGATCCGTAAAGTTCCGCTGGAGCTCAGGAGTCAACCCGAGCATTCGCTGGAGCCGGCCGCATTTTTGAGCGGGATTTACGAGCAAAGGCATATTCGCGGGCTGTTCGACTACGTGCTGCGGTTCCTCGAAAAGCTTGCCATGTCCGCGGACGATCCCGACCAGGACCAGGAAATCAAAAGGCTGCTCGACTTCATCCACCGCCACTATCACGAAAATCTCCGGCTGGAGATGATGGCCGGCCTGTTTAATTACAGCAGCGCTTATCTGGGGCAGCTGTTCAAGAAGAAAACCGGGGAGTACTTCAACGCTTATCTGGATAAAGTGAGGATTCAAAAAGCGAAGGAACTGCTGGCCCGGGGCATGAAGGTGTATGAGGCAGCGGAACGGGTCGGTTACGCCAACGCGAACAATTTTTATGAAAAATTCAAAAAGCTGGAAGGACGTTGTCCTTCCGAATACCGGCACAAACCGTATTAA
- a CDS encoding ABC transporter permease yields MKTVTAEPRTGGGLGRKPQRWKVFKSQKYLYLMSFPFVIWVFVFQYLPLWGWTMAFQNYKPGKSFWEQKWVGLEHFEALFRDGHFYLVLRNTLAMSLMGLVAGFVFPVMFALLLNEVRVQAMKRFVQTVSYLPHFVSWVVAAGIVSKMLSTDGGVVNAIMVQLGLIDQPIQFMAKGELFWGIVTAADVWKETGWNAIIYLAAIAGIGPELYEAARVDGASRLKQMWHITLPGIRPTIVVLLIMSIGHLIGIGFEKQFLLGNHMVSDYSEVLDLYALNYGLSMGRYSFGTAINIFNSVISLLLLFIANGTFKKFTNESIM; encoded by the coding sequence ATGAAAACGGTAACAGCCGAGCCGCGGACCGGAGGCGGTTTAGGGCGGAAGCCGCAAAGGTGGAAGGTGTTTAAGAGCCAGAAGTATCTGTACCTGATGTCGTTTCCGTTTGTGATCTGGGTGTTCGTATTTCAATATTTGCCTCTCTGGGGCTGGACGATGGCCTTCCAAAACTACAAGCCGGGCAAAAGCTTTTGGGAGCAAAAGTGGGTGGGGCTGGAGCATTTCGAGGCCTTGTTCCGGGATGGCCATTTTTATCTCGTGTTAAGAAACACGCTGGCGATGAGCCTGATGGGCCTGGTCGCGGGGTTCGTGTTTCCGGTTATGTTCGCCCTGCTGCTGAACGAGGTCCGGGTTCAGGCGATGAAGCGGTTCGTGCAAACGGTCTCTTATTTGCCGCATTTCGTGTCCTGGGTCGTGGCCGCCGGTATCGTGAGCAAAATGCTGTCCACCGACGGCGGGGTGGTCAACGCGATTATGGTCCAGTTGGGCCTGATCGACCAGCCGATTCAGTTTATGGCCAAGGGGGAGCTGTTTTGGGGCATCGTGACGGCCGCCGACGTGTGGAAAGAGACAGGGTGGAACGCGATTATCTATTTGGCGGCGATCGCCGGCATCGGGCCGGAGCTGTACGAAGCGGCCCGCGTGGACGGGGCCAGCCGGCTGAAGCAGATGTGGCATATTACGCTGCCGGGCATCCGGCCGACCATCGTCGTGCTGCTCATTATGTCGATCGGGCATCTGATCGGGATCGGGTTCGAGAAGCAGTTTCTGCTCGGCAATCATATGGTCAGCGACTATTCGGAGGTGCTCGATTTGTACGCCCTTAATTACGGGTTGTCGATGGGCCGTTATTCCTTTGGTACGGCGATCAACATTTTCAACTCGGTGATCAGCCTGCTCTTATTGTTTATTGCCAACGGAACGTTCAAAAAATTCACGAACGAAAGCATTATGTAG
- a CDS encoding carbohydrate ABC transporter permease: protein MKTAKTSAPVRSGKAGKRASRPLSDWIFDGVVYLLISLITVVTLYPFLNVLAISFNDSVDTVRGGITVYPREFTLENYKQIFSYGGLVTGFKISVLRTVAGTAAGLVSGSMVAYTLARSDFQGRKFVSTYLAITMYVSGGLIPGFILIRNLDLINTFAVYILPGLVSAFNIFVIRSFIDGIPYALQESAKLDGANDFTIYWRVILPLCKPALATVALFLAVGQWNSWFDTYLYNGSNDALTTLQYELMKVLQSTTTNANNIRGENMTQLMAQVSPDSVKMAITIIATVPILVVYPFLQKYFVKGMTLGAVKS, encoded by the coding sequence ATGAAAACGGCCAAAACCTCGGCGCCCGTCAGAAGCGGCAAGGCGGGCAAACGGGCTTCCAGGCCGCTTTCGGACTGGATTTTTGACGGCGTGGTGTATTTGTTGATTTCCCTGATTACGGTGGTCACGCTGTATCCATTTTTGAACGTGCTGGCGATCTCCTTCAACGATTCGGTGGACACGGTGCGCGGAGGCATTACCGTCTATCCGCGCGAGTTTACGCTGGAAAATTACAAGCAGATTTTCAGCTACGGCGGTTTGGTGACCGGGTTCAAAATCTCCGTCCTGCGGACCGTCGCCGGGACCGCCGCCGGCCTCGTCAGCGGGTCCATGGTCGCTTATACGCTGGCCCGGAGCGATTTTCAGGGGAGAAAATTCGTATCCACATACCTCGCAATTACGATGTACGTTTCCGGCGGCTTGATTCCAGGGTTCATTCTGATCCGCAATCTGGATTTGATCAACACTTTTGCCGTGTATATCCTTCCAGGCCTTGTAAGCGCATTCAATATTTTCGTCATCCGCTCGTTTATCGACGGCATTCCGTATGCGCTGCAGGAATCGGCCAAGCTGGACGGAGCCAACGATTTTACGATTTACTGGCGCGTTATCCTGCCGCTGTGCAAGCCGGCGCTCGCCACCGTCGCGCTGTTCCTGGCGGTCGGCCAGTGGAATTCCTGGTTTGATACGTATTTGTACAACGGCTCGAACGATGCTTTGACGACGCTGCAGTATGAGCTGATGAAGGTGCTGCAAAGCACGACGACGAACGCGAACAACATTCGCGGAGAGAACATGACCCAGTTGATGGCGCAGGTGTCGCCGGATTCCGTCAAAATGGCGATCACGATCATCGCGACGGTGCCGATCCTGGTCGTTTATCCTTTCTTGCAAAAATATTTCGTCAAAGGGATGACCTTGGGGGCTGTAAAAAGCTGA
- a CDS encoding ABC transporter substrate-binding protein — translation MQDRVGKVLTEKTGVILDAEFAVGDPVQKVSIMAATGDVPDLIAAKSDLGKLIDVGAVLDLTDLVDKHAPNIKKMLGDKIVRIKYSLDDPAIYAIPTWSSVDERKFKAEGGFQLQHRVVKEAGYPEIRTVEDYEKVIKDYLAKHPTDENGNKNIGLTLNADDWHMYQVTNMGFMTTGAPDDGEYYVNQETFDVTYHFRRPEEREYFRWLNHMNDIGLLDPESFVQKTDQFRAKVASGRVLGLIDPAWDFGEAQQALKAAGKFDQTYGHYPVTLTKEYKDTSFWPAGFDGGYGIAISSKCKDPVAAIKFLDFLASEEGQVLNNWGIEGTDYVVQDGKRVVPADIQQKMDSQGSAYTKESGIGLYWNLMVHYGDGIKDSTGNYFTKSNPELLTATYSEPEKEALAAYGIEHWRDLFPKEEEFPERKAGAVYNIALPSDSTAAILGTKMRDITWKRIPEAIMAEPSRFDQIWDAYLAELEKAGVKEMEEAYGQFVKDRVKLWSGE, via the coding sequence ATGCAGGATCGCGTCGGCAAGGTGCTTACGGAAAAAACCGGGGTGATTCTCGATGCGGAGTTTGCGGTCGGCGATCCCGTGCAGAAGGTTTCGATCATGGCGGCCACCGGAGACGTGCCCGATCTGATCGCCGCCAAATCCGATCTCGGCAAGTTGATCGATGTCGGCGCCGTGCTCGATTTGACGGACCTGGTCGACAAACATGCCCCGAATATCAAAAAGATGCTGGGCGACAAAATCGTCCGCATCAAATACAGCCTGGACGATCCGGCGATATACGCGATTCCGACCTGGTCTTCGGTGGATGAGCGGAAGTTCAAAGCCGAAGGCGGGTTCCAGTTGCAGCATCGCGTCGTTAAGGAAGCGGGATATCCGGAAATCCGCACGGTCGAGGATTACGAGAAGGTCATTAAGGACTATTTGGCCAAGCACCCTACAGACGAGAACGGCAACAAAAATATCGGGCTTACGCTCAACGCCGACGATTGGCATATGTACCAGGTGACGAACATGGGCTTCATGACGACCGGCGCGCCGGATGACGGGGAATATTACGTGAACCAGGAGACGTTTGACGTCACCTATCATTTCCGCCGTCCGGAGGAACGGGAATACTTCCGCTGGCTCAACCACATGAACGACATCGGGCTGCTTGATCCGGAGAGCTTTGTGCAAAAAACGGACCAGTTCAGAGCGAAGGTCGCTTCGGGACGCGTGCTGGGGCTGATCGATCCCGCCTGGGACTTCGGCGAAGCCCAGCAGGCGCTGAAAGCGGCCGGGAAATTCGATCAGACTTACGGGCATTACCCGGTTACCCTGACAAAGGAATATAAAGACACGAGCTTCTGGCCGGCCGGTTTTGACGGCGGGTACGGCATCGCGATCTCCAGCAAATGCAAAGATCCGGTGGCCGCGATCAAATTCCTCGACTTCCTGGCGTCCGAAGAAGGCCAAGTCCTCAACAACTGGGGCATTGAAGGCACCGATTACGTGGTGCAGGACGGCAAACGCGTCGTCCCGGCGGATATCCAGCAAAAGATGGATAGCCAAGGCAGCGCCTACACGAAAGAATCGGGCATCGGCTTATACTGGAACCTGATGGTTCATTACGGGGACGGAATCAAGGATTCGACCGGCAATTATTTTACGAAATCGAATCCCGAGCTGCTGACGGCCACCTACAGCGAACCGGAAAAAGAGGCGCTTGCCGCTTACGGCATCGAACATTGGCGCGATCTGTTCCCGAAGGAAGAGGAGTTCCCGGAAAGAAAGGCCGGGGCCGTTTACAACATCGCCTTGCCCAGCGACAGCACGGCCGCCATTCTCGGGACCAAAATGCGGGACATCACCTGGAAACGCATCCCGGAAGCGATTATGGCCGAACCGAGCAGGTTCGACCAAATCTGGGACGCTTACCTGGCCGAGCTGGAAAAAGCGGGGGTTAAAGAGATGGAGGAGGCGTACGGTCAATTCGTCAAAGACCGCGTGAAGCTGTGGAGCGGGGAATGA
- a CDS encoding bifunctional diguanylate cyclase/phosphodiesterase, translated as MEGSYNYYIVALSAAIAILASYSALSIAAKISSSDGKMRLFWLLGGSLVMGSGVWSMHFVGMLAFHLHVQVKYDAWLTLLSMGASVTSSFIAFYITMPNDVKRYQIAIGGLMMGAGIVTMHYMGMEAMIMPAGLSYDKTLWALSAVIAVAASYAALFLFLRFRSQKAFSWLKWMSAVVMGFAICGMHYTGMKAARFHTAMDMDMGMSMARDSSMDIFLLFAVTVTIFIILLVSWGAMFFDRHVLEKMAYMDTITGLPNRNEMNRFFDKYTGGETLAVLFIDLDQFKAINDTLGHNVGDLLVQEVGYRLRQFVRPDRKAFRIGGDEFLFIVRGCEREQAEQLAGEILKSIKQVVRVEGNELYVTGSIGISIGSIRESDRSVLLKTADTAMYKAKGLGKNQYSIYTDEMGVKEVRKMELEKDLQLALEQRQFYIEYQPKWNVKMNRMAGFEALLRWQHSRLGIVTPTEFIPLAEETGLIVPITRWTMEEACRQCKVWQSQGIRQPVSVNLSGRLFHTDSLIDMVQSALAAADLAPDMLELEITESMVLYDINEIVRQLEAVRKLGVRVSMDDFGTGYSSIGLLDRIPIDALKLDRLFIDDLESPSKRAIIKAIVLMAEKLRLDVVAEGVENREHIEFLTQLGCHVMQGFFYGKPMKNEEIADWISTAGTGAGSALQAVKESGAGAAID; from the coding sequence ATGGAAGGCAGCTACAACTACTATATCGTCGCGCTATCGGCAGCCATCGCGATATTGGCGTCGTATTCCGCATTAAGCATCGCCGCCAAAATTTCGTCCTCTGACGGAAAAATGAGGTTGTTCTGGCTGCTCGGCGGCTCGCTCGTCATGGGAAGCGGCGTTTGGTCCATGCATTTTGTGGGAATGCTGGCGTTTCATCTGCATGTTCAAGTGAAATACGATGCTTGGCTTACCCTGCTGTCGATGGGGGCCAGCGTCACCTCGTCGTTTATCGCGTTTTATATCACCATGCCTAACGACGTCAAGCGTTATCAAATTGCCATCGGCGGCCTGATGATGGGAGCCGGAATCGTGACGATGCATTACATGGGAATGGAAGCGATGATCATGCCGGCGGGGCTGTCGTACGATAAAACGCTGTGGGCGTTGTCGGCGGTCATTGCGGTTGCCGCGTCTTACGCGGCGCTGTTTTTGTTCTTGCGCTTCCGCAGCCAGAAAGCGTTCAGTTGGCTGAAATGGATGTCCGCGGTCGTGATGGGCTTTGCGATCTGCGGGATGCATTATACGGGAATGAAAGCGGCGCGGTTTCACACCGCCATGGACATGGATATGGGCATGAGCATGGCTCGCGATTCCTCCATGGACATCTTTTTGCTGTTTGCCGTCACCGTGACGATATTCATCATCCTGCTGGTATCCTGGGGAGCGATGTTTTTTGACCGCCACGTCCTCGAGAAAATGGCGTACATGGACACTATCACCGGACTTCCCAACCGCAACGAGATGAACCGGTTTTTTGACAAATATACAGGCGGCGAGACCTTGGCGGTGCTATTCATCGACCTGGACCAGTTTAAAGCGATTAACGATACATTAGGGCACAATGTCGGCGATTTGCTGGTTCAGGAAGTGGGGTATCGCCTGCGGCAGTTTGTTCGCCCGGACCGGAAGGCTTTCCGGATCGGGGGCGACGAATTTCTGTTCATCGTAAGAGGGTGCGAGCGGGAACAAGCCGAACAACTGGCGGGGGAAATTTTAAAGAGCATCAAGCAAGTGGTCCGGGTGGAGGGGAACGAGCTGTACGTCACGGGGAGCATCGGCATCAGCATCGGTTCGATCCGGGAATCCGACCGTTCCGTCCTGCTCAAGACCGCCGATACGGCGATGTACAAGGCCAAAGGCTTGGGCAAAAACCAGTATTCGATTTACACCGATGAAATGGGCGTCAAAGAGGTCCGCAAAATGGAATTGGAGAAGGATTTGCAGCTTGCGCTGGAGCAGCGCCAGTTCTATATCGAATATCAGCCGAAATGGAATGTGAAAATGAACCGGATGGCGGGATTTGAGGCGCTGCTCCGCTGGCAGCACTCCCGTTTGGGGATCGTTACGCCGACGGAATTTATTCCGCTGGCCGAAGAAACGGGGCTGATCGTTCCGATTACCCGCTGGACCATGGAAGAAGCCTGCCGCCAATGCAAGGTATGGCAGAGTCAGGGCATCCGCCAGCCGGTGTCCGTGAATTTGTCCGGGCGCCTGTTTCATACCGATAGCTTGATCGATATGGTGCAAAGCGCGCTGGCGGCGGCGGATCTCGCTCCGGACATGCTGGAGCTGGAAATCACGGAATCCATGGTGCTTTACGACATCAATGAGATCGTCAGGCAGCTGGAAGCGGTGCGGAAACTGGGCGTGCGGGTGTCCATGGACGATTTCGGCACAGGATATTCGTCGATCGGGCTGCTCGATAGGATTCCGATCGACGCGCTCAAGCTGGACCGCCTGTTTATCGACGACCTGGAGTCCCCCAGCAAGCGCGCTATCATTAAAGCCATCGTCTTGATGGCGGAAAAGCTGCGGCTGGATGTAGTCGCCGAGGGCGTGGAAAACAGGGAGCACATCGAATTTTTGACCCAGCTGGGCTGTCACGTCATGCAAGGTTTTTTCTACGGCAAACCGATGAAAAACGAAGAAATCGCCGACTGGATAAGCACGGCGGGAACTGGAGCGGGGAGCGCCTTGCAGGCAGTGAAAGAATCCGGCGCGGGTGCGGCAATCGATTAA
- a CDS encoding copper amine oxidase N-terminal domain-containing protein: protein MKKRIVVLSMAIMMVAASAAPAGAHPGRTDSKGGHTCRTNCEKWGLEYGEYHYHNGGGSSSKSGSSKAGSSKSGSSTKSSSTSKKKPASKKTAGKPAAPAYQTTNLTLKVNGEQVPMEHSPIMIQNTNLVPLRELAKSLGASTTWDPDSQTIGVSKDDNKITLTIGSATVFYNGAQETISAAPKIIEGVTYVPAQAVAKGLKANLSYDKESEVLDISL from the coding sequence ATGAAAAAGCGTATTGTTGTCTTGAGTATGGCGATCATGATGGTCGCGGCAAGCGCGGCCCCTGCTGGTGCGCATCCGGGCCGTACGGATTCCAAAGGAGGCCATACGTGCCGGACCAACTGTGAGAAGTGGGGGCTGGAGTACGGGGAATACCATTATCATAATGGCGGAGGGTCAAGCTCCAAGTCCGGCAGCAGCAAGGCCGGCAGCAGTAAATCCGGGTCAAGTACAAAAAGCAGTTCTACTTCAAAGAAAAAGCCGGCGAGTAAGAAAACGGCCGGCAAGCCTGCCGCTCCCGCCTATCAAACGACAAATTTGACGTTGAAAGTAAACGGCGAACAGGTGCCAATGGAGCATTCTCCCATCATGATTCAAAATACGAACCTCGTCCCTCTGCGCGAATTGGCCAAAAGTTTGGGGGCGTCAACGACTTGGGATCCCGATTCCCAAACGATCGGCGTCTCCAAAGACGATAATAAGATCACATTGACCATCGGAAGCGCGACGGTGTTCTATAATGGTGCCCAAGAGACGATCAGCGCCGCCCCGAAGATCATCGAAGGTGTTACTTATGTCCCGGCGCAAGCCGTTGCCAAAGGATTAAAAGCAAACTTAAGCTACGATAAGGAGTCGGAGGTTTTGGACATATCCCTGTGA